Proteins encoded by one window of Tunturibacter psychrotolerans:
- a CDS encoding VOC family protein — translation MAAASPLFPYLVVPNGIAAIEFYKKAFGAVQQELHLAPGTERVMNACLSINGGIFMLSDDFSDKTGEMPSTPEALHGSPVVIHLQVDDVDAAWERAVAAGGIVVMPLADQFWGDRYGQLNDPFGHRWSMAQRKVVLTKAEIEAAAESSFKM, via the coding sequence ATGGCTGCTGCGTCGCCGCTGTTTCCTTATCTGGTGGTCCCTAATGGCATTGCCGCGATTGAGTTTTATAAGAAGGCGTTTGGCGCGGTGCAGCAAGAGCTGCATCTTGCTCCAGGAACCGAAAGAGTGATGAACGCTTGTTTGAGCATCAACGGCGGCATCTTTATGCTGTCGGATGATTTTTCGGACAAAACTGGTGAAATGCCTTCTACACCGGAGGCATTGCACGGTTCGCCCGTGGTAATTCATTTGCAGGTGGACGATGTGGATGCGGCGTGGGAGCGGGCCGTCGCTGCTGGCGGAATTGTGGTGATGCCTTTGGCTGATCAGTTCTGGGGCGACCGGTACGGCCAATTGAACGATCCGTTTGGACACAGGTGGTCGATGGCGCAGCGTAAAGTTGTGCTGACGAAAGCAGAGATTGAGGCAGCAGCGGAGAGCTCGTTCAAGATGTGA
- a CDS encoding redoxin domain-containing protein: MSYGKLLALTLAIFTVIFTLPALAVGPGATAPDFKGTDSNGIQHTLSEYRGKFVVLEWANQGCPFDRKHYLSGSIESQQRDWTAKGVVWLSVISSAPGEQGYVTPAQENTYLKTMHAAPTAALLDPDATIARLYEAKTTPHIFVIDPTGKLIYQGAIDDKPTTEQSDLKGARNYLNETLTAAMAGKPLQVESTRPYGCSVKYAH, encoded by the coding sequence ATGTCTTACGGCAAACTCCTCGCCCTCACCCTTGCAATATTCACCGTCATCTTCACTCTCCCCGCGCTCGCCGTAGGCCCTGGCGCCACCGCCCCCGACTTCAAAGGCACCGACTCCAACGGCATCCAGCACACCCTCTCCGAGTACCGCGGCAAGTTCGTCGTGCTCGAATGGGCTAACCAGGGCTGTCCGTTTGACCGTAAGCACTATCTCAGCGGCAGCATCGAGTCGCAGCAACGCGACTGGACAGCCAAAGGCGTCGTCTGGCTCTCCGTCATCTCCTCCGCGCCCGGCGAGCAGGGATACGTCACCCCCGCGCAGGAGAACACCTACCTCAAGACCATGCACGCCGCACCTACCGCCGCCCTCCTCGATCCCGACGCCACCATCGCTCGCCTCTACGAAGCCAAGACCACACCACACATCTTCGTCATAGACCCCACCGGCAAGCTCATCTATCAAGGCGCCATCGACGACAAACCCACCACAGAGCAGTCCGACCTCAAGGGCGCCCGCAACTACCTCAACGAAACCCTAACTGCTGCCATGGCCGGCAAACCGTTGCAGGTCGAGAGCACACGCCCCTACGGCTGCTCCGTGAAATACGCCCACTAG
- a CDS encoding nuclear transport factor 2 family protein yields the protein MSERQWAESVATNDSSVPERILADDFMWIYPDGRGMNKAQTIADARSGPGPFISDHLDGMSVRFFGKTAVAQGSESWVQRDAAGERRGRFVWTDVWVKRDGQWQIVAAEDLIPPTTAR from the coding sequence ATGAGTGAACGACAGTGGGCGGAGTCAGTCGCCACGAATGATAGTTCCGTGCCTGAGAGAATTCTGGCCGATGATTTTATGTGGATCTATCCAGATGGAAGAGGGATGAACAAAGCCCAGACGATAGCGGATGCGCGCAGCGGCCCCGGACCTTTTATCTCTGATCATCTGGACGGCATGTCGGTTCGTTTCTTCGGGAAGACTGCTGTTGCTCAAGGCAGCGAATCCTGGGTGCAAAGGGATGCGGCGGGAGAGAGACGCGGCCGCTTCGTCTGGACAGATGTATGGGTAAAACGCGACGGCCAATGGCAGATCGTTGCTGCGGAAGATTTGATTCCGCCAACTACGGCAAGATGA